From Sulfurovum xiamenensis, one genomic window encodes:
- a CDS encoding cold-shock protein — protein sequence MATQVNGTVKWFNSEKGFGFIEQENGGNDVFVHYRQINSNGYDRVSLNEGQKVTFEIGEGQKGPQAENVTAL from the coding sequence ATGGCAACTCAAGTAAACGGAACAGTAAAATGGTTCAACAGTGAAAAAGGTTTCGGTTTTATCGAACAAGAAAATGGCGGAAATGATGTATTTGTACACTATCGTCAAATTAATAGCAATGGTTACGACCGTGTCTCTCTTAATGAGGGTCAAAAAGTGACTTTTGAGATCGGTGAAGGTCAAAAAGGCCCACAGGCTGAGAACGTTACTGCTCTTTAA
- a CDS encoding tyrosine-type recombinase/integrase — MARVRSKKYSGVYLNQLQNGDISYSITYKDDTGKLIRYTIGKKSNGITETFAYNQRATFINKIKHGIDPQAHRKKKHITTLDNLADVYFKDKEHENKANIKQQGRYDLHIKPSLGAKDISSITKADITKLQRDLITKKKAPKTINGIIQLLSAIINHSIKEKDLKLINPCSGIKKLKADDKRERYLTLDEVKKLTDEVKDDEVLYHFVKLALMTGARLEGVLHIQKKDIKLDTNSVTIHDLKSGGIYTGFYDDEYKQALEAHIKPLKVNDYVVGGSSIKTASRTIQRHLKKVLDRLFNKGLEVRDFKHRVVIHTLRHTFASQLAIAGVPILTIKSLMNHADIAQTMRYAKLAPDQGLEAVKGLYQ; from the coding sequence ATGGCAAGGGTTAGGTCAAAAAAATATTCAGGGGTATATCTGAACCAATTACAGAACGGTGATATAAGCTATTCCATTACCTACAAAGACGATACGGGCAAATTGATACGCTATACAATAGGTAAAAAATCCAATGGTATAACAGAAACATTTGCCTATAATCAAAGAGCTACATTTATCAATAAGATCAAACATGGTATAGACCCACAAGCCCATAGAAAAAAGAAGCATATCACTACACTTGATAACCTTGCAGACGTTTATTTCAAAGATAAAGAGCATGAGAACAAAGCCAATATCAAACAGCAAGGACGCTATGATTTACATATTAAGCCCTCTTTAGGCGCTAAGGATATTAGCAGCATTACCAAAGCGGATATAACCAAACTTCAAAGAGACCTCATCACCAAAAAGAAAGCACCAAAAACTATAAATGGGATTATACAGCTTTTAAGTGCAATCATTAACCACAGTATCAAAGAAAAGGATTTAAAGCTAATTAACCCGTGTTCAGGAATAAAGAAGCTAAAAGCTGATGATAAGAGAGAAAGATACCTTACACTTGACGAAGTAAAGAAATTAACCGATGAAGTCAAAGACGATGAAGTATTGTATCACTTTGTGAAATTGGCACTTATGACAGGTGCGAGACTTGAAGGTGTACTCCATATCCAAAAGAAAGATATTAAGCTGGATACTAACAGCGTAACAATACATGACCTTAAGAGCGGTGGTATCTATACAGGCTTTTATGATGATGAGTATAAACAAGCCTTAGAAGCCCATATAAAGCCTTTAAAGGTAAATGACTATGTAGTAGGTGGAAGTAGTATTAAAACGGCTTCAAGGACGATACAAAGGCATTTAAAAAAGGTACTTGATAGACTATTCAATAAAGGACTTGAAGTAAGGGATTTTAAGCATCGTGTAGTTATTCATACGTTACGACATACATTTGCTTCACAGTTGGCTATTGCAGGTGTACCGATACTTACCATTAAGAGCTTGATGAACCATGCAGACATAGCCCAAACTATGAGATATGCAAAGTTAGCACCCGACCAGGGGTTAGAAGCGGTGAAAGGATTGTATCAATGA
- a CDS encoding Rha family transcriptional regulator, which yields MTKSQETCTQFISNKDKIEQIIKTMLFHHGEPYATSNQIAKYFDIRHDDLLRKIRLFHSFDELISLRKISERNRIVRGKEYPYFELDADAFSFTCLSITGKKAESFKWAFIQAFKQATSNAISARVAIETNKANTDWIAAREQGKSTRKLLQNKIKEFCLYAEKQRGRSYSSCPYYKLITNAIYSCLGIDISKKGATPRDIYSGNIVEAIEHAELKVIELLDDIMVSKGTRKGIQHQIARKLKYVDVA from the coding sequence ATGACTAAAAGTCAAGAAACATGCACTCAATTCATATCCAACAAAGATAAAATAGAACAGATTATAAAAACTATGCTGTTTCATCATGGAGAACCATATGCAACCAGTAATCAAATAGCAAAATATTTTGATATCAGACATGATGATCTATTGAGAAAAATTAGATTATTTCATAGTTTTGATGAACTAATTTCACTCCGTAAAATTTCGGAACGAAATAGAATTGTTAGAGGAAAAGAATACCCCTACTTTGAATTAGATGCTGATGCATTTTCTTTTACCTGTTTGAGTATTACGGGTAAAAAGGCAGAGTCTTTCAAATGGGCATTCATTCAAGCATTTAAACAAGCCACATCTAATGCAATATCTGCACGTGTTGCAATTGAGACAAACAAAGCCAATACAGATTGGATTGCTGCAAGGGAACAAGGAAAGAGTACTAGAAAACTTTTGCAAAACAAAATAAAAGAGTTCTGCCTGTATGCTGAAAAACAACGAGGAAGATCTTATTCTTCATGTCCCTATTATAAACTCATAACAAATGCAATTTATTCTTGTCTTGGTATTGATATATCCAAAAAAGGGGCAACACCTAGAGACATTTATTCAGGTAATATTGTTGAAGCTATTGAACATGCTGAACTTAAAGTCATAGAACTGCTTGATGATATTATGGTTTCAAAAGGAACTAGGAAGGGAATCCAACATCAAATAGCTAGAAAATTAAAATATGTAGATGTAGCATAA
- a CDS encoding replication protein, protein MSKLSVTYHGEKYELDEFYKSLLFQRIMDGDFNRDERDVLLVIFRKTLHFDKWYDRLGIYWLSKAVGIGQNKLRQTLKQLEAKGLLEVEHSKGGRTNGNQKFSQFSLANDFIFLIVDKWLDIKMDNDFKSSYE, encoded by the coding sequence ATGAGTAAACTATCAGTAACATATCATGGAGAAAAGTATGAGTTAGATGAGTTCTATAAATCTCTATTGTTTCAACGTATAATGGATGGAGATTTCAATAGAGATGAAAGAGATGTACTATTAGTAATATTTCGTAAAACTCTACACTTTGATAAGTGGTATGACCGTCTAGGTATATACTGGCTATCTAAAGCTGTTGGAATCGGTCAAAATAAATTAAGACAGACATTAAAGCAATTAGAAGCCAAAGGGCTTTTAGAAGTTGAACACTCTAAAGGAGGCCGAACAAATGGCAATCAAAAGTTCAGTCAGTTCTCCTTAGCTAATGATTTTATATTTCTAATTGTTGATAAATGGTTAGATATAAAAATGGATAATGACTTCAAATCTTCCTATGAGTAA
- a CDS encoding nucleotide pyrophosphohydrolase, whose product MDIEQIKEVIQKFSDDRDWDKYHSPKNLVMALSGEVGELNEIFQWLTEEESNNLSSDGLQHTKEEVADIAIYLLRICMKLDINLEEVILEKMKKNEEKYPVDKVKGKFKKYTEL is encoded by the coding sequence GTGGACATAGAACAAATAAAAGAAGTAATACAGAAGTTTTCAGATGACAGAGACTGGGATAAATACCACTCACCTAAAAATTTAGTAATGGCACTCTCAGGAGAAGTTGGTGAACTTAATGAAATCTTTCAATGGCTCACTGAAGAAGAATCAAATAATCTCTCAAGTGATGGTTTACAACATACAAAAGAAGAAGTAGCAGATATTGCAATCTACTTATTAAGAATCTGTATGAAACTAGATATTAATCTAGAAGAAGTGATACTAGAAAAAATGAAAAAAAATGAAGAGAAATATCCAGTGGATAAGGTCAAAGGTAAATTCAAAAAGTATACTGAGTTATAG
- a CDS encoding DUF2075 domain-containing protein translates to MSFDYLTKDFLFDHTAFDKIKDETPTYYIFPSVYIIYCKKSKKAYIGETTNIQNRLKQHLANPDKNQLKNIKIIFSPYFNKSSVLDIESNLIQNMLADGQFKLLNGNDGISNHHYYQKTEYEDTFKDIWKNLQFEKLVKSDLLDIQNSDLFKYSPYKSLSEDQYDTIKKYLSILAASKTKTSTFIQGSAGTGKTILAVYFIKLLFSEIDKDDLEDNLEVSPLIVLAEEVKKKLSREKKQLKVALVIPMTSLRKTLKKVFKSIHGLSQNMVIGPNEVSKDYYDLLIVDEAHRLKRRKNITGYKEFDKTNKHFGLDNNGNELDWIMLSSDNQLFFYDENQSIRPTDIEKFKFNKIKDSSNVIKLSSQMRVEGGEDYIEFVDKLLTLSKKLKPFKSENYELKLFTSMKDMVQALQEKEIEYGLCRTISGYSWKWISNKSSSPDVTIDGVNLYWNRTSQDWINSTSQMTEMGCIHTTQGYDLNYAGIIFGSDITYNEETQKIEIIKENYYDRNGKAGISTEQLHDYIINIYKTIMYRGIKGTYVYCYDKKLEEYFKQYIP, encoded by the coding sequence ATGTCATTTGATTATTTAACTAAAGATTTTTTATTTGACCATACTGCATTTGACAAAATTAAAGACGAAACACCTACCTACTACATTTTTCCAAGTGTGTATATTATTTATTGCAAGAAGAGTAAAAAAGCTTATATTGGAGAAACTACCAATATACAAAATAGATTGAAACAACATCTGGCTAACCCAGACAAAAATCAATTAAAAAATATAAAAATCATATTTAGCCCTTATTTCAATAAATCATCAGTACTGGACATAGAGTCTAACCTTATTCAGAATATGCTGGCAGATGGGCAGTTCAAGCTGTTAAATGGCAATGATGGAATATCCAACCATCATTATTATCAAAAAACTGAATATGAAGATACATTCAAAGACATTTGGAAAAATCTGCAGTTTGAAAAGTTAGTAAAAAGTGACCTTCTAGATATTCAAAATTCTGATCTATTTAAATACTCTCCATATAAATCATTATCAGAAGATCAATATGATACGATTAAAAAATACTTAAGTATATTGGCTGCTTCTAAAACAAAAACCTCTACATTTATTCAAGGTAGTGCTGGAACAGGAAAGACAATACTTGCTGTCTACTTCATCAAACTTTTATTTAGTGAGATTGATAAAGATGACCTTGAAGATAATCTTGAGGTAAGTCCTTTAATTGTATTAGCGGAAGAGGTAAAGAAAAAACTAAGTAGAGAAAAAAAACAACTAAAAGTAGCTTTGGTTATTCCCATGACTTCACTTAGAAAAACGTTGAAGAAGGTATTCAAAAGTATTCATGGGTTGTCTCAAAATATGGTCATAGGTCCTAATGAAGTATCTAAAGACTATTATGACTTATTAATTGTAGATGAGGCACATCGGCTCAAAAGAAGAAAGAACATTACTGGATACAAAGAGTTTGACAAAACAAACAAACACTTTGGACTAGATAATAACGGAAATGAACTTGACTGGATCATGCTTTCAAGTGATAATCAATTGTTTTTTTATGATGAGAATCAATCAATTAGACCAACTGACATTGAAAAATTCAAATTTAATAAGATAAAGGACTCTTCAAATGTTATTAAATTAAGCTCTCAAATGAGAGTTGAAGGTGGTGAAGATTATATTGAGTTTGTTGATAAACTTCTAACTCTATCAAAAAAGTTGAAGCCTTTTAAGTCTGAAAACTATGAATTGAAACTTTTTACTTCAATGAAAGACATGGTTCAAGCTTTGCAAGAAAAGGAAATAGAGTATGGATTATGTAGAACAATTTCTGGTTACTCTTGGAAATGGATATCGAATAAAAGCTCTTCTCCTGATGTAACTATTGATGGTGTTAACCTATACTGGAATAGAACTAGTCAGGACTGGATCAATTCAACTAGTCAAATGACTGAAATGGGATGTATTCACACAACTCAGGGTTATGACCTTAACTATGCAGGGATAATATTTGGGAGTGATATTACCTACAATGAAGAAACACAAAAGATTGAGATAATAAAAGAAAACTATTATGATAGAAATGGAAAGGCTGGAATTAGTACAGAACAACTTCATGATTATATTATCAATATTTACAAGACTATCATGTATAGAGGTATAAAGGGAACATACGTATATTGTTACGATAAAAAGTTAGAAGAATATTTCAAACAATATATTCCATAG
- a CDS encoding HNH endonuclease produces the protein MDTLFRLSQNIEGFSNIDETKYFFNNILPERDNNHFFNVNRLLQIKPNEIIYFAYAGYLVAKATFAGEIIEDYDRDPKYNFGHKLTNIQIINSNQKLNTKIFSTRTTYLDTKEKLDEIKRILDLSSKKNSSSSYQGENLTKEQVFEKWLILNNRPSRYSKTLHTISNDLKKEHYKDYDLYSVDNSHTLQKIKKDYLSIKKLFEKNKRGQNMYNSAFNRYIDFLKETEEDFLLDDIEKIIGHDIPLSTESKNLVKCRIGQGNFRDSLINYWKGCAVTKFDKIELLIASHIKPWSESTNSERLDLFNGLLLTPNLDKLFDKGYISFDNSGNILISSELNNYSLLGLKKEMAIEIKEEHKKYLEFHRNEIFKDYNQ, from the coding sequence ATGGATACATTATTTAGACTAAGTCAAAATATAGAGGGCTTTAGTAATATAGATGAAACAAAATATTTTTTTAATAATATATTACCTGAGCGAGACAATAATCATTTTTTCAATGTAAATAGACTCTTACAAATAAAACCAAATGAAATAATTTATTTTGCATATGCAGGATACTTGGTTGCAAAAGCAACCTTCGCTGGAGAGATAATTGAAGATTATGATAGAGATCCGAAATATAATTTTGGACATAAACTGACTAATATTCAAATTATAAACTCTAATCAAAAATTAAATACAAAAATTTTCAGTACCAGAACAACTTATCTAGATACAAAAGAAAAATTAGATGAGATAAAAAGAATTTTGGATCTATCTTCAAAAAAGAATAGCTCATCTTCTTATCAAGGAGAGAACCTAACAAAAGAACAAGTATTTGAGAAATGGCTTATTCTCAACAATAGGCCATCACGATATTCAAAAACTCTTCATACAATTTCGAATGACCTGAAAAAAGAACACTATAAAGACTATGATTTGTATTCAGTAGATAACTCTCATACTCTTCAAAAAATAAAAAAAGATTATTTAAGTATCAAGAAATTGTTTGAAAAAAACAAACGTGGTCAAAATATGTATAACAGTGCTTTTAATAGATATATAGACTTTCTGAAAGAAACCGAAGAAGACTTTTTATTGGATGATATAGAGAAGATAATTGGACACGATATTCCACTTTCCACAGAAAGCAAAAATTTGGTCAAATGTAGAATTGGTCAAGGAAATTTTAGAGATTCATTGATTAATTATTGGAAAGGTTGTGCCGTAACTAAATTTGATAAAATAGAGCTATTGATAGCTTCACACATTAAACCTTGGAGTGAGTCAACAAATAGTGAACGATTAGATTTATTTAATGGTTTATTACTAACACCTAATTTGGATAAGCTTTTTGATAAAGGCTATATCTCTTTTGACAATTCTGGTAATATTTTAATAAGTAGTGAGTTAAATAACTATAGTTTACTTGGATTAAAAAAAGAGATGGCCATAGAAATTAAAGAAGAACATAAAAAATATTTAGAATTTCATAGGAATGAGATTTTTAAAGATTATAATCAATGA
- a CDS encoding very short patch repair endonuclease encodes MKEKYNKKTYCRDGRAPIPENEQTSKTMSAIKAKNTKPELQLRHALWHSGIRGYRLHWKKAPGRPDIAFPGKKIAIFVNGCFWHRCPHCNPSTPKSNVEFWNEKFRKNVERDKHKIELLEQNGWRVMTIWECQLKKDVMMFVPIIQQMLQETI; translated from the coding sequence ATGAAAGAAAAATACAATAAAAAAACGTATTGCAGAGATGGTCGTGCACCCATTCCTGAAAATGAACAGACATCAAAGACCATGAGTGCAATAAAAGCAAAGAACACAAAGCCTGAATTACAATTACGACATGCTCTTTGGCACAGTGGGATAAGAGGATATAGATTACACTGGAAGAAAGCTCCTGGTAGACCAGATATTGCTTTCCCAGGGAAAAAGATAGCCATATTCGTCAATGGATGCTTCTGGCATAGATGTCCACATTGTAATCCTTCTACACCAAAAAGCAATGTTGAGTTCTGGAATGAAAAATTCAGAAAAAATGTAGAACGGGATAAGCATAAGATTGAACTTTTAGAACAAAATGGATGGAGAGTTATGACCATTTGGGAATGTCAATTGAAAAAAGATGTAATGATGTTCGTCCCTATAATACAACAAATGCTTCAGGAGACAATTTGA
- a CDS encoding Sau3AI family type II restriction endonuclease encodes MIRNYDDTSIDSIVQYSSSFIDKSFSDVLSEKELDIISNEINQYKNNRKGHFGDLVEKYLFGIENNSDSAPDFSKVGVELKTTPLKKHPKKVYVAKERLVFSMINYMNIINEEWESSSFLKKNKLLLLMFYLYEKDIDLSTYEFKLIHLLDLLSETSKEDIAQIQQDWKTIVNKIKAGEAHLLSEGDTAYLGAATKASTSKSRRPQPNSDKPAKPRAFSLKQSYLNSLIQKYLGKEDRETFSLFDDKSLPKTIEENIHSRFAPYIGCTNTDIEKELEIFYEKRPKSHRRLLVNRILGTNSNKIEELEKADITLRVIALEPSGVLKESISFPKFDYLTIVDELWEESAFYEQLTTKRFLFVVFRKQKDGNAILEKIKFWNFPMKDIHEAQLVWEETVKRIKAHKADALPGIKDSPSVHVRPHARDSKDTIPTGYGTYEVKKSFWLNAKYIQKQLED; translated from the coding sequence TTGATAAGAAATTACGATGATACATCTATTGATTCCATAGTGCAATACTCTAGTTCATTTATAGATAAAAGTTTTTCAGATGTTTTATCAGAAAAAGAACTAGATATCATTTCTAATGAGATCAACCAATATAAAAATAATAGAAAAGGACATTTTGGAGACCTTGTTGAAAAATACTTATTTGGAATAGAAAACAATAGTGACTCTGCACCAGACTTTTCAAAAGTGGGAGTTGAACTTAAAACAACCCCATTAAAAAAACATCCCAAAAAAGTCTATGTAGCAAAAGAACGTCTTGTTTTTTCAATGATAAATTATATGAATATCATAAATGAAGAATGGGAGTCAAGTAGTTTTCTTAAAAAGAATAAGCTTCTATTACTTATGTTCTATCTATATGAAAAAGACATTGACCTATCCACATATGAGTTTAAACTCATTCATCTCTTAGACCTACTTTCAGAGACTTCAAAAGAAGATATTGCACAAATACAACAAGATTGGAAAACAATAGTAAATAAAATAAAAGCTGGTGAAGCACACCTTCTATCTGAAGGGGACACTGCATATTTAGGTGCTGCTACTAAAGCAAGTACTTCTAAAAGTAGACGTCCTCAACCCAATAGCGATAAACCTGCTAAACCTCGTGCATTTTCCTTAAAACAGTCATATCTTAATTCACTTATACAAAAATATTTAGGAAAAGAAGATAGAGAAACTTTTTCATTATTTGATGATAAAAGCTTACCCAAGACCATTGAAGAGAATATTCATAGTAGGTTCGCACCATATATTGGTTGTACTAATACAGATATTGAAAAAGAACTAGAGATTTTTTATGAAAAACGACCTAAGAGTCATAGAAGGCTTCTAGTCAATAGAATTCTTGGTACTAATTCAAATAAAATAGAAGAATTAGAAAAAGCGGATATTACATTACGTGTAATTGCTTTAGAGCCATCAGGTGTTCTGAAAGAGTCCATATCTTTCCCTAAATTTGATTATCTCACAATAGTAGATGAGCTATGGGAAGAATCTGCTTTCTATGAACAGCTTACCACAAAACGTTTTCTATTCGTTGTATTTAGAAAGCAAAAAGATGGCAATGCGATACTTGAGAAAATAAAGTTCTGGAACTTTCCGATGAAGGACATACATGAAGCACAACTGGTGTGGGAAGAAACAGTAAAAAGAATTAAAGCCCACAAAGCAGATGCTCTACCAGGAATAAAAGATAGTCCATCTGTTCATGTACGACCTCATGCAAGGGACAGTAAAGATACTATTCCTACAGGATATGGAACATATGAGGTCAAGAAAAGCTTTTGGTTGAATGCAAAATATATACAGAAGCAACTTGAAGACTAA
- a CDS encoding DNA cytosine methyltransferase yields the protein MSTSNTPLRTIELFAGVGGFHLGLNKCNKDEECIYEVVWSNQWEPSTKKQHASEVYQACFPGTKHTNEDIAKVIEEDFEQIPEHDLLVGGFPCQDYSVARTLSKAEGLRGKKGVLWWSIYDILDKKGKKAPSYLMLENVDRLLKSPAKQRGRDFAIMLSSLNELGYIVEWRVINAADYGMPQRRRRVYIMAYKKGTGIYKNIKKFKDPSEWLSGDGVMNRAFPMKLEKDIKEPFVIKGDLADISENHEDYNPKKSPFDTVGIMIDGKSYSAKGIPQYNEDEALHDTHYKTLGDVLVDDKEVPEEFYLKGDMEKWEYMKGSKKEERTTSAGYTYCYSEGAMVFPDALDNASRTIVTGEGGSTPSRFKHVVKTKKGLRRLTPVELERLNMFPDNHTNKLDCTAAKRAFFMGNALVVGIVEGLGKSLKEKIDLLK from the coding sequence ATGAGCACTTCGAATACCCCATTAAGAACAATAGAACTTTTTGCAGGTGTAGGTGGCTTTCATCTTGGTCTAAACAAATGTAATAAAGATGAAGAATGTATCTATGAAGTTGTCTGGAGCAATCAATGGGAACCTTCTACAAAGAAACAACATGCGTCTGAGGTATATCAAGCATGCTTCCCTGGAACCAAGCATACAAATGAAGATATAGCTAAGGTCATTGAAGAAGACTTTGAACAGATTCCTGAGCATGACCTTCTTGTTGGAGGTTTTCCATGTCAGGATTATTCAGTAGCTAGGACCTTGAGCAAAGCTGAAGGCCTAAGAGGTAAGAAAGGTGTACTTTGGTGGTCTATCTATGATATTCTTGATAAAAAAGGAAAGAAAGCACCATCCTATCTAATGCTAGAGAATGTCGATAGACTTCTTAAGTCTCCTGCTAAACAACGTGGACGTGACTTCGCTATAATGCTCTCTTCATTGAATGAACTTGGTTATATCGTAGAATGGAGAGTGATAAATGCTGCTGATTATGGTATGCCACAACGTAGAAGACGTGTTTATATCATGGCATATAAAAAAGGTACAGGTATCTATAAAAATATAAAGAAGTTCAAAGACCCTTCAGAATGGCTGAGCGGTGATGGAGTGATGAACAGAGCCTTTCCAATGAAGCTTGAGAAAGATATCAAAGAACCTTTCGTCATTAAAGGTGATTTAGCAGATATCTCTGAGAACCATGAAGATTACAATCCAAAGAAAAGTCCGTTCGATACAGTCGGGATAATGATAGATGGTAAGAGCTATTCAGCTAAAGGTATACCTCAGTACAATGAAGATGAGGCACTTCATGATACTCATTATAAAACATTAGGGGATGTTCTTGTTGATGATAAAGAGGTTCCTGAAGAGTTCTATCTGAAGGGTGATATGGAAAAATGGGAATACATGAAAGGTTCAAAAAAAGAAGAACGTACAACAAGTGCTGGATATACCTATTGTTATTCTGAAGGCGCAATGGTCTTCCCTGATGCACTTGACAATGCATCACGTACTATAGTTACAGGAGAAGGTGGTTCTACACCATCACGTTTCAAACATGTAGTAAAAACAAAAAAAGGATTAAGACGTCTTACACCTGTAGAGCTTGAAAGATTAAATATGTTCCCGGACAATCATACGAATAAATTGGACTGTACTGCGGCAAAGCGTGCTTTCTTTATGGGGAATGCTCTTGTTGTAGGTATTGTCGAAGGTTTAGGTAAATCACTGAAAGAAAAGATAGATCTACTAAAGTAG
- a CDS encoding very short patch repair endonuclease, with protein sequence MESRATDYTGRIAPGRPDIAFPGKKIAIFVNGCFWHRCPICNPSFPKTNLDFWTEKFNKNVARDKKKREDLEELGWKVLTIWECESKKELETQIERIKQLL encoded by the coding sequence ATGGAATCAAGGGCTACAGATTACACTGGAAGAATAGCTCCTGGTAGACCAGATATTGCATTTCCTGGGAAAAAGATAGCGATATTCGTCAATGGTTGTTTTTGGCATAGATGCCCTATTTGTAATCCATCATTTCCTAAAACTAATTTAGATTTTTGGACCGAGAAGTTCAATAAGAACGTTGCTCGAGATAAGAAAAAAAGAGAGGACCTTGAAGAACTTGGATGGAAGGTTCTTACCATCTGGGAATGTGAGAGCAAGAAAGAACTTGAAACTCAGATAGAGAGAATAAAGCAACTACTTTAG
- a CDS encoding ATP-binding protein yields the protein MALIKDIYFEDKSYRFVTDNYKNDIDNTFTVIIGNNGTGKSRFLSHVIKEVWKKSFDNGMTLLDLNITRFSKIIALTSSPFDKFPSIRIFNRYMKRKYNDTNINNQYKYLGLKDDLHKFINSNGQLFKIIDSLLFSTNKSNNELRKLAKTFNLLGYQPQLLLVYEFKSHFRIMNLFHHMNTYEEFFSYMEHYEGSRPNSLMDQLTQDKSLFYTIKESIEQLYEFTYNREMYFEIDILDGIFIRGSHEHYKRIQILRDFNLVEFKNLHLWKTSHDDNISIKDTSSGERALLLNILGIASEIQDDTLICIDEPEISLHPEWQEKYMQLLTSTFKNYQGCHFVIATHSPKIISELSLKNCFILSMDNNHVYSSENYAKRSSDYQLARLFKTPGSRNEYLLKECVKILSTLSKTRTLSDEDHNSIRKLIELLPKLEDEDPVKEMILIIEETLEKLYND from the coding sequence GTGGCCCTTATTAAAGATATTTATTTTGAAGATAAATCTTATAGGTTTGTAACAGACAATTATAAGAATGATATAGATAATACATTTACAGTAATTATTGGAAACAATGGAACAGGGAAAAGTCGTTTTTTAAGTCATGTGATAAAAGAAGTTTGGAAAAAATCATTTGATAATGGTATGACACTTCTTGATCTTAACATTACTAGGTTTTCTAAAATTATCGCATTGACATCTAGTCCTTTTGATAAGTTCCCTTCTATTCGGATTTTCAATCGTTATATGAAGAGAAAATATAATGATACAAATATAAACAATCAATATAAATATCTAGGGTTAAAAGATGATTTGCACAAATTCATAAATTCTAATGGTCAATTGTTTAAAATAATAGATAGTTTACTTTTCTCAACAAACAAATCAAATAATGAATTAAGGAAACTTGCTAAAACATTTAATCTGTTAGGGTATCAACCACAATTACTTTTGGTTTATGAATTCAAAAGTCATTTTAGAATTATGAATTTATTTCATCACATGAACACATATGAAGAATTTTTTTCATATATGGAACATTATGAAGGTTCTAGACCCAACAGTCTTATGGATCAACTTACGCAGGATAAATCACTATTTTATACTATAAAAGAATCAATTGAACAACTATATGAATTCACTTATAATAGAGAAATGTATTTTGAAATAGATATTTTAGATGGTATATTTATTAGAGGCTCTCATGAGCATTATAAACGAATACAAATTCTAAGAGATTTTAATCTTGTTGAGTTTAAAAATTTACATTTATGGAAAACTAGTCATGATGATAATATCTCAATTAAAGATACAAGTTCAGGTGAACGAGCTTTATTATTAAATATATTAGGCATTGCAAGTGAAATTCAAGATGATACTTTAATTTGTATTGATGAACCAGAAATAAGTTTACATCCAGAATGGCAAGAAAAATATATGCAATTACTTACTTCAACATTTAAAAATTATCAAGGCTGTCATTTTGTTATTGCAACACATTCACCAAAAATAATTTCTGAATTAAGTTTAAAGAATTGCTTTATATTAAGTATGGATAATAATCATGTTTATAGTTCTGAAAATTATGCTAAACGTTCTTCAGATTATCAATTAGCAAGACTTTTTAAAACTCCAGGTTCAAGAAATGAATATTTGTTAAAAGAATGTGTGAAAATATTATCAACTTTAAGTAAAACAAGAACACTATCTGATGAAGATCATAATTCTATTAGGAAATTAATTGAATTACTACCAAAATTAGAGGATGAAGATCCAGTAAAAGAAATGATTTTAATTATAGAAGAAACATTGGAAAAATTATATAATGATTAG